The Bradyrhizobium sp. CCGB01 genome segment CCGCGCGCCGTCATGACGCTTGCCGCGCTGGACGGCGTTGAGAAAATCCTGGTCGCTGTAATTGCCGATGCCGGTGTCCTTGTCCGGCGTGATGTTGGTCGAATAGAGCGTGCCAAACGGCAGCTTGAAGCCAAGCCCGCCGGAGTACTCCTTCTCGCCGGGCTTGGTGTGGCAGACCATGCAGTCGGCCGCCTTGGCGAGATATTCGCCGCGCTCGACCATGCCAGCCTTCTCCAGCCTGGCCGGCACGCCGGTCGGCTTGCCCGCGCGGTAGTCCGCCAGCGCCACCTTGGTGCCGCCCGCGAAGTCGAGCGGGCCGGGACCGCGGATGATCCAGACGCCGAGCCCCGCCACCACGATGGCGATCACGACCAGGCTTGTGAGGATTCGCATCTTGCCGCTCATGCCTTCTTCCCCGCAGCCAGCAGTTTCCGATCGATCGGCAGGCGCCGCAGCGCCACGCCGGTTGCGGCGTAAATCGCGTTGCGCAGCGCCGGTGGTCCGGCATTGACGCCGGCCTCACCGATGCCGCCGGGTGCTTCGCCGCTCTTGACCACGATGACCTCGACCTTCGGCGTCTCGTTGATGCGCATCATGCGGTAGTCGTGGAAGTTCGATTGTTGCACGCGGCCCTTGTCGATGGTGATCTCGCCATAGAGCGCGGCGGTGAGGCCGAAGATGAGGCCGCCCTCGATCTGCGCCTTCACCGTGTCCGGATTGACCGCGATGCCGGTGTCCACCACCGAGGTGATGCGGCGGAGCGTGATCTCGCCGAAATCGTCGATCTCGGCTTCAACCACGGTCGCGATGAAGCTCGCGAAAGACGGCTGCACACAGATGCCGCGGCCGGCGCGCGGCGGCAGCGGCTGACCCCAGCCGGACTTCTCGGCGACCTGGTTGAGCACCGCGAGCATGCGCGGGTTCTTGGTCAGCATGGAACGGCGGAATTCGATCGGGTCCTTGCCGGCCTTGCGCGCCAGCTCGTCCATCGCGCATTCGACCGCGAACACGTTGTTGTTCGGCCCGACGCCGCGCCAGAAGCCGGTCGGTATCGACAGCGGTTCGGCCCGGACATATTCGACGTGGAAGTTGGCGAAGTCGTAGGGCGCATCGACGGCGGCGTCGACCGCGTCGATGTCGATGCCTTTCTGGAACGCCGGCGGCAACCACCGCGCCAGCACGGCGGAGCCGGCCACCTTGTACTTCCAGCCGGCAACCTTGCCGTCGACCAGCGATGCCGTGATCTGGTCGCGATAGACCGGACGATAGACGTCGTGCTGGATGTCCTCCTCGCGGGTCCACACCACCTTGACGGGATAGTCGACCTGCTTGGCGATCTTCACCGCCGCGATCACCATGTCCGGCTCGAGCTTGCGGCCAAACCCGCCGCCGAGCAGGTGATTGTTGACGATCACCTTGTCGACCGGAAGGCCCGCGGCCTTCGCCGCTTCCGACTGCACGCGCGTCATGATCTGCGTGCCGGTCCAGATTTCGCAGGAGTCTGGCTTGACGTGCACGGTGGCGTTGATCGGCTCCATCGACGCATGCGCCAGGAACGGCAGCTCGTAGGCCGCCTCGAACTTGTCGCCGCTGGCGAGCGCCTTGGCGATATCGCCGTCGGATTTCGCGACCGCGCCGTCCTTCTCGCTGGCCTTGCGCAGATCGTCCCAGACGTCCCTGGTGGTGATTTTGGCGTTCGGTCCCTCGTTCCACTCGATCTTGAGCGCTTCGAGACCCTTCTTCGCCGCCCACATGTGATCGCCGATCACGGCGACCATGTCGTCGAGCACGACGACCTTGCGCACGCCGGGGAGCTTCACCGCGGCGCTGTCGTCGACCTTGCCGACCTTGCCGCCGAACACGGGGCAGGCGGCGACGGTGGCGAACTTCATACCGGGCAGAATCGCGTCGATTCCATAAACGGCCTTGCCGTTGACCTTGTCGGGCGTGTCGAGCCGCTTCAGGGGCTGGCCGATGATGACGAAGTCCTTGGGGTCCTTGACCGCGGCATCCTTCGGCGGCGTCTGGCCCTGGGCTGCGAGCGCCAGCGCGCCATAGCCGAGCTTGCGGCCGCTCGCGGCATGCGCGACCTCGCCCTTCGCGGCCGTGCAGCTTGCCGGCTCGACACCCCATTGGCTGGCCGCCGCCTGCACCAGCATCGCGCGCGCGGTGGCGCCGGCCTTGCGCAGCGGCAACCACCAGGCGCGGATCGAATTGGAATTGCCGGTGACTTGCAGACCGAAGGTCGGATTGCCGTAGAGCTTGTCGTTCGGCGGCGCGTGCTGGACCTCGACCTTGCTCCAGTCGGCATCTAACTCCTCGGCGAGCACGGCGGAGATCGATGTGTAGGTGCCCTGGCCCATCTCGACCTGCGGCATCATCAGGATCGTGCGCCCGGTCTCGTCGATGCGGATGAAGGCGTTGGGCGCGAACTTGCCGTCGGTCGAATCGGCAGGCTGCACCGGCTCGTTGACCGCGGCGCGCAGCGGCAGATGGAAGGCGAGCAGGAAGCCGGTGGCGAGGCCGCCGGTCAGCAGCGAGCGGCGGGAGACGGCGGGAAGAGTCTTGCCTGCGATCATGGCGGACCTCACGACTGACGGCCGTTGGCGGCCTGCTTGATGGCCTCGCGGATACGCACATAGGTGCCGCAGCGGCAGATGTTGCCGGCCATCGCAGCGTCGATGTCGGCATCGTCAGGATGCGACGTTGCGGCCAGCAGCGCGGCGGCCGCCATGATCTGGCCGGACTGGCAGTAGCCGCACTGGATCACTTCGAGATCGAGCCAGGCCTTCTGCACCTTCGCGCCCGACGGCGTATTGCCGACGGCCTCGATGGTGGTGATGGCGCGGTTCTCGACGGCGCTGACCGGCAGCACACAGGAGCGCACCGCCTTGCCGTCGACGTGCACGGTGCAGGCGCCGCATTGCGCGATGCCGCAGCCGAATTTCGTGCCCGTCATTCCCAGGATGTCGCGCAGCACCCACAGCAGCGGCATCTCGGGTGGCGCGTCGAAGGATTTCGTTTCGCCGTTGATGGTGAGAACAGTTGCCATATGCATCCCCTTGCTCGACGATCGCTTGCGGCGATCAAGTCGGCGAATTTGCGCGCGACCATAATCATAACGATGCGAAACGATGAAGCATCGAAATTTCCGGCAATGCATATTTGCGCGAGAGGCGCGTGACGCCATGACGTTCACGAATTTGTGCGGCGATCGCTGCAAGCGTTTTGGGCTAATTGATATGATAAGCGTCATGTTTTGACGCATTTTCGTCGCGAGCGCCGTCGATCGGCGCGCATGACCGTGCGAACGCGCAAAATCGTGCGAAGACGAAACTCGTGCGATTGCGAAAGTCAGGCGGCGGCGAGCAAGGTGCACGAGAGGTGCACGGCCCATTGCTGTGCCCTCTCCCCTTGAGGGAGAGGGCAGCGACGCCGGTAGACACGAACGCGTTCGGGTGAGGGGTATCTCTCCGCAAGTCCGGAATTGTAGGGTGGGCAAAGGCGCTCTTGCGCCGTGCCCACGCTCTTCGAGACCGCAACGGAGGCGCGTGGGCACGCTTCGCTTTGCCTACCCTAAGATACCGTCTCCGTGCATGATCCCTTTTCATTCCGAAACAGCTTTGTCTGCCGATAGAGACCCCTCATCCGGCGCTTCGCGCCACCTTCTCCCACAAGGGGAGAAGGGAAGAGGAGTGTATGGAGATTTCGGAATAATAGCATTATGCGCCTGTTTTGCCCGACGGGTCAAACCGCGTCGTGGCCTCTCGGCGTAAGCCGTTGATTCTCCACGCCCCGGCTACTGTGCATGGGGTTGTTTTCCAGGTTTTTTGATTCAGCGACCCAGGAGCACGGTCGTGCCGGTCGTCAGCTCTGCCGGAAACCCATCCGGAAGGCGCCCCAGTGCCTGCCGCGGATCACGATCGGCGAGGACAGGTCCTTCATCAGCACGAACTGCCCGCCGCCCATGTCGCGGCGATAGGTCTGGAGCAGGAACGGCTTGGTGTTGGCCGCGACCTTCTTCACCGCGCGGTCGCTGAACAGGCGGCGGTTGCGGCAATTGGCGTTATTCCAGACGGGGTCCTTGCCCTGCGGCAGGCGGTAGTTCGGGTTGTGGGTCGGCAGATAGCCGCCCTTGGCCCAGGCGACGCAGAACACGATGCGGGAATCGGACTTCTGGACCGGGTCCTGGATGGCGGGCAGCACGCGGTCGGTGAATTCGACGTAGTTGGTCTTGTACTGCTTGGGATCGGTGCCGAGGATTTCCCGGTAGTTCTCGTCCATGAGCTGGTCGAGCGTGATCTCGCCGCGGTCGATGGCGGCCTCGAACTCGTCCGAGATCCGCTTTGCGGTCTCGACGACGGCGCGGATCAGCGGCGCATCCGATGTCTCCACGCCGCTGTCGGCGATCATTGCGATCAGCGCTTCGGAGGTGTCGAGCAGTTTTGTCACGCGCTGATCGGCATTCCTGAGATCGTGCGAGGACAGGTCGACGCCCTTGGCGAGCTCGTTGAGCTCGCTGATGACCGTGTCGCAATGGCCGAGATTGGAGGTCGCGGCGCGCGTGACGCTGTCGATCTCGGCTTCCACGGAGGCGAAGCCCTGCTGCACCCGCGAGATGATGCCGGAGATCTGCTGGGCGCCTTCGCCGGCCGTCTTGGCACGCTGCGAGGCGTCGCTGCTCTCGCCGATCAGGCCTTCGATCTGGCCGTCGAGATCGCGCACGGTGTCGGAAATCTGATGCGTGGCCTGGCGGGTGGCCTCCGCGAGGTTCTTGACCTCGCTTGCGACCACCGCGAAGCCGCGGCCGGCATTGCCCGCGCGCGCGGCTTCGATGGTGGCGTTGAGCGCGAGCAAATTGGTCTGCTTCGCGATCGCCTCGATCGAGCCGGACACTTTTGCCACCTGGGCCAGCGCCGAGCCGACGGCGCTCAGGCGCCCCTCGATCCGCTCCACGGCTGCGACGAGCTCGGAGATGTGGCTGACCGCGGCATCGACCGCGCCGCGCGACTGTGCGATCTCGCCGACCGCCGCTGAAGCGGTCGATTGCACCGCCTGTGACGCATTGGCGATGTCGTGATTGGCCGAGACCATCGTCTCGGCCGTCTTCTGGAGGTGATGGAACCGTTCGGACTGGTTGACGACGCGGTTTGCGACTTCCTGGACGTTGCCGGCGATGTCGGCAAGCTCGACCCCGAGACCGCCGATGCGGTCGGCGAGCTGGTCGATCAGCCGTTCGGCAAGCGTCCGGTTGGATCCGGTGTCCATGACTGCGAGCTGGGCAAGGGACATGTACGGGCTTCCTCCAAGCGGAGCCGTTGATCGGCTCACCGCGGCATTCCCATTCCAGTTTTATTCAAGAAGGTGATTCGCGCGTCGGCGTCTTGCCTGAGCGTGCACTACAGCTTGTAGGCCGTGCGAAATCCACCCCAGTGCCGCCCCTGCACGCGGATCGGAACGTCGATCTCGCGCATCATCACGGTGTTGCCGTTGCCCATGTCCCGCGCATAGCTCTGGACCAGGTACGAGCGCAGGTTGCGCGCGGCCGCCAACCCCGCCGGATCGTTGAAGATGCGCCGGTTGCGGCAGTTGGCGGTGTTCCATGCGGAATCGCCCGGCCGCTGCGGATGCGAATAGATCTTGTTGTGCACCGGCAGGAAGCCATTGCGGTCGACCATGGCGCAGAATGCCATGCGCGGTTCCTTGGCGAGAAAGGCCTCCTGGAACGGCGGCAGCGCGCGGTCGGCCCAGTCCAGATATTTCGTGCGGTATTGTTGCGGATTGGTGCCGGCGATCTCCGCATAGTCGGTGTCGAAGAGGTCGTCGATCCTGACCTCGCCGCGCGTAACCGCCTGCTCGAAGATCCGGGTCAGCGCGGTGCCCGCTTCCATGGCGCGGGTGACGAACTCGGTGTTCTCCTCGTGGATCGACCAGAGCCTGTCTTCGATCTTCTCGGCCAGAGCGGCATTGGGGCTGACGAATTGTGCGCGGGCGCCGGCCTTGGTTTGCTCGATCACGCGCAGGCGGCAGGCGCCGACGTCTTCGAGCGTGCCGTCGATGACAGCCTGCGTGGCCAGCTTCGCCGCATCCGCGCCGCCGATCAGCACGCCGTCCATCGAGATTTCATAGACCGGCAGCACGCCACGCGCGGTTTCGAGCTTGAGATGGCAGGGCAGTCGCTCGGTCTTGCGGCGGTCGTCGTGCTCGCTCTGGCGGAGCAGCACCGCGCAGCGCGATTTCAGCTTCTGCGCGAAGGTCGTGACCGCCTTGCCGGCGCTGGCGACGTTCTCGCCGTGGGTCTCGGCGGCCTTCGTCGCGGCATCGATCTCGGCCGCGCTCTCGCTGACCGAGATGATGAATTCCGACGCGCTTGTCGCGTTGCCGGACACCTCGTTCGTGGTCGCGTTCTGCTCGGCGACCGCGCCGTTGACGGTGTCGAACACCGGGCGGATCGCCTCGATCGCCTGCGAGATGCGGTGGACGGCATCGGCCGAGCCGGCGGCGTCGCGCTGGAGCGCGTCGATCTTCCGTGTGATCTCTTCGGTGGCGCCTTGCGTCTGCACCGCGAGCGCCTTCACTTCGGTGGCGACGACAGCAAAGCCCTTGCCGGCCGCACCCGCACGTGCGGCCTCGATGGTCGAGTTGAGTGCGAGCAGCGTCGTCTGCCGCGCGATCTGGGCGATCAGATTGACCACATTGCCGATGGCGGCGGAGGACTCGCGCAGGCGGTCGACATTGGCGCGGGCTTCCTGCGCCGCGGCGCTGGCTTCGTCGGCAAGCTTGCCGGCCTCGCGCACCTGCGCGCCGATGCCTTGTGCGGACTGGGTGAACTTGTCGGCGGCATGGGCAAAGGTGGAGGCGGTCGATTGCGCTGCATTGGTGCGGCCCGTGAGGGCGTCGGTGCGCTCACGAATATCCGCGAGCGTTGCCGCGGTCGCCTCCGCGCCGCCGGCCACCGAATTGGCGGCCCGCTCGAGCTGGCGGATCATGGCGCCGAGCTCGAGTTCCAGCAGTTCCAGGATTTCCCTGGCGGAATCGCCCTCGGCGGCCGGGGCAGGCCCGGGATCGGCCGGCGACTGCGCGGCCAGTGGGGTTGCCACGGGCGCAGGCAAGTCCGGCAGACGCTTCCGAAATAATGCGAACGCCATCAGGTCACTCTTGTCGGGGGACGGGCGGACGCTATTTTCGCAAGCCGGAATGAAATCAGGGTTAACAGTGCCTGACTTCCGGGCACCTGGACTACGGTATTACCTTAAAGTCGTAGAGCCCCTTTCATTCCGGTGGGTGGGCGGCCTATAACGCCGCGCTTCCCATCCTCATTGGCGGACGATTCCAAGAGACCCCGAGAGACCACGCATGGCCGGACATTCCCAATTCAAGAACATCATGCACCGCAAGGGGCGGCAGGATGCGCAGAAGTCGAAGTTGTTCGGCAAGCTGGCGCGGGAAATCACCGTCGCGGCCAAGCTGGGGACGCCCGATCCCAACATGAACCCGCGCCTGCGCGCGGCCATCATCGCGGCGCGCCAGGAGAACATGCCGAAGGACAATATCGAGCGCGCGGTCAAGAAGGCGCTCGGCAATGAGGGCGAGAACTATGACGAGATCCGCTACGAGGGTTACGGCCCTGGCGGCGTCGCCGTCATCGTCGAGGCGCTGACCGACAACCGCAACCGCGCCGCCTCCGACATCCGCTCCTTCTTCACCAAGTCGGGCGGCAATCTCGGCGAAACCGGCTCGGTGTCCTTCATGTTCGACCGCACCGGCATCATCGAATACGACCGCAGCGTCGCCTCCGACGACGCCGTGCTCGATGCTGCGATCGAGGCCGGCGCCGACGACGTGATTTCGAGCGAAGGCGGCCACGAGATCTACGCCTCGACCGAAGGTTATCGCGACGTCGCCAAGGCGCTGGAGGCCAAGTTCGGCGAGCCGCGCAAGGCCGCTCTGATCTGGAAGCCGCAGAACACGGTCGCGGTCGACGATGAGACCGGCGAGAAGCTTTTGAAGCTGATGGATCTGCTCAACGAGCACGACGACGTCCAGCAGGTCTACGCCAATTTCGAGGTGTCGGACGCGCTGGTCGCGAAGATGGGCGGGTAGGGCAGCGCGTGTCCCGGACGCGCTGCAGCGTGAAACGCTGCTGCGCAGAGCCGGGACCCATGGTGCGTCGTGTGCCATCGGCGATGTGGGCCCCGGTTCTGCAACGCACCGCTTCGCGCTGCGCCGCGCCCGGGGCACGGGGCCCCCCACTTCCCCTGTTACTTCCGTTCTGTTTCTGTTTCGCTCCTGGCAGCCAGCCGCTATCACTGGCCCATGACTGCGCTCCCGATTCGTGGCCCCGTTCGCATCATCGGCATCGACCCCGGCCTGCGCCGCACCGGCTGGGGCGTGATCGAGGCTGAGGGCAATCGTTTGATCTACGTCGCCTGCGGGTCGGTGGAACCGCCGGACGATCTGCCGCTGGCGAGCCGCCTGCTCGGCATCCACGAAGGGCTCGCAGCCGTTCTCTCCAGTCACAAGCCGGTGGAAGCTGCGGTCGAGCAGACTTTTGTGAACAAGGACGGCGTTGCGACGCTGAAGCTCGGCCAGGCTCGCGGCGTCGCCATGCTGGCGCCCGCGATGTTCGGCATCAGTGTTGCCGAATATGCGCCGAACCAGGTCAAGAAGACGGTGGTCGGCGCCGGCCACGCCGACAAGCACCAGATCGCGATGATGCTGAAGATATTGCTCCCCAAGGCCGAGCCGCCGTCAGCCGACGCTGCCGACGCGCTCGCCATCGCCATCACCCACGCTCATCACCGCCAGAGCACCGCGCTCAGGCTGAAGGTGGCGGGGTTATGATCGGCAAGCTCAAGGGCCTGATCGATTCCTACGGCGAGGATTTCGTGATCCTCGATGTCGGCGGCGTCGGCTATCAGGTGCATTGCTCGACGCGCACGCTCCAGCATCTGCCCTCGCCCGGCGAAGCGGCCGTGCTGTCGATCGAGACCTATGTCCGCGAGGACGCGATAAAACTGTTCGGCTTCCGCACCGACCAGGAGCGCGAATGGTTTCGGCTGCTCCAGACCGTGCAGGGCGTCGGCGCCAAGGTCGCGCTCGCCGTGCTCGGCACGCTCGCGCCGGCTGATCTCGCCAACGCGATTGCATTGCGCGACAAGGCCGCGGTGGCGCGCACGCCCGGCGTCGGCCCCAAGGTTGCCGAGCGTATCGTCACCGAGTTGAAGGACAAGGCGCCGGCTTTCGCCAATGTCGATCCCGCCGTCGTACATCTCGCCGGCGCCGTCGACGACCAGCGCGCGCCGCGCCCGGTGGCGGATGCGATCTCCGCGCTGGTCAATCTCGGCTACGGCCAGCCGCAGGCCGCCGCGGCCATCGCATCGGCCTCGCGCAGCGCCGGTGAAGGCGCCGAGACGGCGCAGCTCATCCGCCTCGGCCTGAAGGAGCTCGCGAAGTGAGCGACCCCAAGGCCAATCGCATGGTCTCGCCCGAGCGCCGCAGCGACGATGTCGGCGACACCGCGCTGCGACCGCAATCGTTGTCGGACTTCGTCGGCCAGCAGCAGGCCCGCAAGAATCTCTCGATCTTCATCGAGGCGGCGCGCAAGCGCGGCGAGGCGCTGGATCACGTGCTGTTCGTCGGTCCCCCCGGCCTCGGCAAGACCACGCTGGCGCAGATCGTGGCCAAGGAGCTCGGCGTCGGCTTTCGCGCCACATCAGGCCCGGTGATCGCCAAGGCCGGCGATCTCGCCGCGCTGCTCACCAATCTCGAAGAGCGCGACGTGCTCTTCATCGACGAGATCCATCGCCTCAGTCCGGCGGTGGAAGAGGTGCTCTATCCCGCGATGGAGGATTTTCAGCTCGACCTGATCATCGGCGAAGGTCCGGCGGCGCGCTCGGTGAAGATCGAGCTGTCGAAATTCACCCTGGTCGGCGCCACCACGCGCGCGGGCCTGCTCACCAATCCCTTGCGCGACCGTTTCGGCATTCCCGTCCGGCTCAATTTCTACACCATCGAAGAGCTGGAGAGCATCGTCACCCGCGGTGCGCGCGTGCTCAATGTCGGCATGAGCACTGATGGCGCCAACGAGATCGCGCGCCGCGCCCGCGGCACGCCCCGCATTGCCGGCCGCCTGCTCAGGCGCGTGCGCGATTTCGCCTCCGCCGCCGATGCCGCCTCGATCGACCGCAAGATTGCCGACCACGCACTGAGCGCGCTCGAGGTCGACGCTGCCGGCCTCGACGCCATGGATCGCCGCTATCTCACGACCATCGCGATGAACTACGGCGGCGGTCCGGTCGGTGTCGAGACGATGGCCGCCGCTTTGTCCGAGCCGCGCGATGCGATCGAGGACATCATCGAGCCCTATCTGATCCAGTGCGGCTATCTCCAGCGCACCCCGCGCGGCCGCCTGCTCACCTCGCACGCCTTCCGCCATCTCGGCATTGCCGAGCCCTCGCGCGATGCGGCGACACAGTTCGGCCTGTTCGGCTCGGACGAGTCCGAGGACGACTGACAGCAGCAGTCGGTGAACCCACGCGTTTCACTCCGTCACTAATGCGAACGCGCGGCGATCGGATCGCCGCTCGCGCACAATGACCGGAGCGAAACGACATTGGAGTGGGAAGACATGGGGCGGGAAGACACGGGGCAGACGGACATCGGGCAGACGGACGCGACATTGCTCGCGACCATCGCGGCAGAGCCGCAGCTGCGTACGCCCGACGAGACCGAGGCGTTCCTGGATCCGATGCCGCTCGGCGAACTGGCATCGATGTGGTGTGCGCTTCAGCGGGTCAGCCGCCGCGACCAGGTCGGCAGCATCTGGGCCATCAAACTCTATTTCGATCACCTGCCGCATCGTAGGCCGCAGGCAGCGCTCGATCTCGTGCTGGAAGTGCTCAGGACCGAGGCCGACAAGCCGACGGTGATGCAGCTCAACGACAAGTTCCTGCTGGCGCTGTTCTACGCGCACGGCACGGAGATGATGGCGCGTGTCGAGCAGGAGGCCGGACACAATGATCGGCTGCGCTGGCTGCTTGGCGGTGTGCATGTCGGGCCAGACGATCCCCTGATGTCGCGCATAGCGGGACTGGCCGACAGCGAGGCGTGGCATGCCGACCATCTGGCGCAGCGAACGCCTCGCGAGCCGATCGATTGCGCCAGCATGTCGGTTGCCGAGCTCGCCCGCGCCTGGGTCGAGCAATATTCCAGGTCCGAACGCGACCAGGACGACAACCTGTTCGCGATCATGGATTTCGAGCGCGACCTGCGCGAGGACGATCCCGACAGGATGATCGACCTGATCCTTCAGATCCTGAAGATCGAGTCCAATCCGGTGCTGCTGTCGCTGCTGGCCGCAGGTCCCCTCGAAGACGTGATCAGCGTCGGGACGATCGACCGCATCGAGCGCGAGGCGCGCGCCGACGCCCGCTTTCGCGACCTGCTTGGCGGCGTCTGGTACCATCGCGCGCCCGACGAATTGAAGGCGCGACTGAACGCACTGGTCGGCGAGAGCCGGTGGTAACCTTTATGCAGAATTCTGCACGCGAATGCAGACCGTCTGCACGAGCGGACCCCAATTCTGCTTCAATCGAACCGCATCAACGGGCCGCATCACGATCGAGCTTCCATGATCACGCGTCGTCATCTCATCCGCTCCATCGGCGCCCTGTCCGCGCTCGGCATCTCGAGCGCGGCCTATGGCGTCGGCGTCGAGCCGCTGCGGCTCCGCGTCACCCGCTATCATCCGACCCCGCGGCAATGGCCGGCGGATTTTCCGCTGAAGATCGCCGTCGTTACTGACATCCATGCCTGCGATCCCTGGATGTCGCTGGAGCGGATCGAGTCCATCGTCGACCGCACCAATGCGCTGAAAGCTGACATCACCGTGCTGCTCGGCGACTATGTCGCGGGTCTTCACCGGGTCTCGCGCATCATTCCGTCGAGCGAATGGGCGAGGGTGCTGGCCGGCCTCAAGGCGCCGCTGGGCGTCCATGCGGTCATGGGCAATCACGATTATTGGGACGACAGGACCGTGCAGCAGGCCGGCCACGGGCCGACCGTTGCCCATCGCGCACTGGAGGCGGCCGGCATCCCTGTCTACGAGAACGACGCCGTGCGGTTAACCAAGGACGGCCGTTCCTTCTGGCTTGCCGGCCTCGGCGATCAGCTCGCCTATTTTCCGGCGAAACGCTTTGGCCGCGTGCAACGGTTCGGCGCCGACGATCTTGCGGGCACGCTGGCAAAGGTCACCGACGACGCGCCGGTGATCCTGCTCGCGCACGAGCCCGATGTCGCGCTGCGCGTGCCCGCGCGCGTCGCGCTGCAACTGTCCGGCCACACCCATGGCGGCCAGATCCGCTTGCTTGGCTGGTCGCCGGCGGTTTCGCCGAAGCACGGCATCCGGCTCGCCTAC includes the following:
- a CDS encoding xanthine dehydrogenase family protein molybdopterin-binding subunit, producing the protein MIAGKTLPAVSRRSLLTGGLATGFLLAFHLPLRAAVNEPVQPADSTDGKFAPNAFIRIDETGRTILMMPQVEMGQGTYTSISAVLAEELDADWSKVEVQHAPPNDKLYGNPTFGLQVTGNSNSIRAWWLPLRKAGATARAMLVQAAASQWGVEPASCTAAKGEVAHAASGRKLGYGALALAAQGQTPPKDAAVKDPKDFVIIGQPLKRLDTPDKVNGKAVYGIDAILPGMKFATVAACPVFGGKVGKVDDSAAVKLPGVRKVVVLDDMVAVIGDHMWAAKKGLEALKIEWNEGPNAKITTRDVWDDLRKASEKDGAVAKSDGDIAKALASGDKFEAAYELPFLAHASMEPINATVHVKPDSCEIWTGTQIMTRVQSEAAKAAGLPVDKVIVNNHLLGGGFGRKLEPDMVIAAVKIAKQVDYPVKVVWTREEDIQHDVYRPVYRDQITASLVDGKVAGWKYKVAGSAVLARWLPPAFQKGIDIDAVDAAVDAPYDFANFHVEYVRAEPLSIPTGFWRGVGPNNNVFAVECAMDELARKAGKDPIEFRRSMLTKNPRMLAVLNQVAEKSGWGQPLPPRAGRGICVQPSFASFIATVVEAEIDDFGEITLRRITSVVDTGIAVNPDTVKAQIEGGLIFGLTAALYGEITIDKGRVQQSNFHDYRMMRINETPKVEVIVVKSGEAPGGIGEAGVNAGPPALRNAIYAATGVALRRLPIDRKLLAAGKKA
- a CDS encoding (2Fe-2S)-binding protein, yielding MATVLTINGETKSFDAPPEMPLLWVLRDILGMTGTKFGCGIAQCGACTVHVDGKAVRSCVLPVSAVENRAITTIEAVGNTPSGAKVQKAWLDLEVIQCGYCQSGQIMAAAALLAATSHPDDADIDAAMAGNICRCGTYVRIREAIKQAANGRQS
- a CDS encoding methyl-accepting chemotaxis protein; the protein is MSLAQLAVMDTGSNRTLAERLIDQLADRIGGLGVELADIAGNVQEVANRVVNQSERFHHLQKTAETMVSANHDIANASQAVQSTASAAVGEIAQSRGAVDAAVSHISELVAAVERIEGRLSAVGSALAQVAKVSGSIEAIAKQTNLLALNATIEAARAGNAGRGFAVVASEVKNLAEATRQATHQISDTVRDLDGQIEGLIGESSDASQRAKTAGEGAQQISGIISRVQQGFASVEAEIDSVTRAATSNLGHCDTVISELNELAKGVDLSSHDLRNADQRVTKLLDTSEALIAMIADSGVETSDAPLIRAVVETAKRISDEFEAAIDRGEITLDQLMDENYREILGTDPKQYKTNYVEFTDRVLPAIQDPVQKSDSRIVFCVAWAKGGYLPTHNPNYRLPQGKDPVWNNANCRNRRLFSDRAVKKVAANTKPFLLQTYRRDMGGGQFVLMKDLSSPIVIRGRHWGAFRMGFRQS
- a CDS encoding methyl-accepting chemotaxis protein, translating into MAFALFRKRLPDLPAPVATPLAAQSPADPGPAPAAEGDSAREILELLELELGAMIRQLERAANSVAGGAEATAATLADIRERTDALTGRTNAAQSTASTFAHAADKFTQSAQGIGAQVREAGKLADEASAAAQEARANVDRLRESSAAIGNVVNLIAQIARQTTLLALNSTIEAARAGAAGKGFAVVATEVKALAVQTQGATEEITRKIDALQRDAAGSADAVHRISQAIEAIRPVFDTVNGAVAEQNATTNEVSGNATSASEFIISVSESAAEIDAATKAAETHGENVASAGKAVTTFAQKLKSRCAVLLRQSEHDDRRKTERLPCHLKLETARGVLPVYEISMDGVLIGGADAAKLATQAVIDGTLEDVGACRLRVIEQTKAGARAQFVSPNAALAEKIEDRLWSIHEENTEFVTRAMEAGTALTRIFEQAVTRGEVRIDDLFDTDYAEIAGTNPQQYRTKYLDWADRALPPFQEAFLAKEPRMAFCAMVDRNGFLPVHNKIYSHPQRPGDSAWNTANCRNRRIFNDPAGLAAARNLRSYLVQSYARDMGNGNTVMMREIDVPIRVQGRHWGGFRTAYKL
- a CDS encoding YebC/PmpR family DNA-binding transcriptional regulator — translated: MAGHSQFKNIMHRKGRQDAQKSKLFGKLAREITVAAKLGTPDPNMNPRLRAAIIAARQENMPKDNIERAVKKALGNEGENYDEIRYEGYGPGGVAVIVEALTDNRNRAASDIRSFFTKSGGNLGETGSVSFMFDRTGIIEYDRSVASDDAVLDAAIEAGADDVISSEGGHEIYASTEGYRDVAKALEAKFGEPRKAALIWKPQNTVAVDDETGEKLLKLMDLLNEHDDVQQVYANFEVSDALVAKMGG
- the ruvC gene encoding crossover junction endodeoxyribonuclease RuvC encodes the protein MTALPIRGPVRIIGIDPGLRRTGWGVIEAEGNRLIYVACGSVEPPDDLPLASRLLGIHEGLAAVLSSHKPVEAAVEQTFVNKDGVATLKLGQARGVAMLAPAMFGISVAEYAPNQVKKTVVGAGHADKHQIAMMLKILLPKAEPPSADAADALAIAITHAHHRQSTALRLKVAGL
- the ruvA gene encoding Holliday junction branch migration protein RuvA: MIGKLKGLIDSYGEDFVILDVGGVGYQVHCSTRTLQHLPSPGEAAVLSIETYVREDAIKLFGFRTDQEREWFRLLQTVQGVGAKVALAVLGTLAPADLANAIALRDKAAVARTPGVGPKVAERIVTELKDKAPAFANVDPAVVHLAGAVDDQRAPRPVADAISALVNLGYGQPQAAAAIASASRSAGEGAETAQLIRLGLKELAK
- the ruvB gene encoding Holliday junction branch migration DNA helicase RuvB, with the translated sequence MVSPERRSDDVGDTALRPQSLSDFVGQQQARKNLSIFIEAARKRGEALDHVLFVGPPGLGKTTLAQIVAKELGVGFRATSGPVIAKAGDLAALLTNLEERDVLFIDEIHRLSPAVEEVLYPAMEDFQLDLIIGEGPAARSVKIELSKFTLVGATTRAGLLTNPLRDRFGIPVRLNFYTIEELESIVTRGARVLNVGMSTDGANEIARRARGTPRIAGRLLRRVRDFASAADAASIDRKIADHALSALEVDAAGLDAMDRRYLTTIAMNYGGGPVGVETMAAALSEPRDAIEDIIEPYLIQCGYLQRTPRGRLLTSHAFRHLGIAEPSRDAATQFGLFGSDESEDD